Proteins from a single region of Erythrobacter sp.:
- a CDS encoding pseudouridine synthase, giving the protein MARLLLFNKPFEVLSQFTDRGSPTTRATLSDFIAVKGVYPAGRLDRDSEGLLLLTDDGRLQARIADPRFKLPKTYLVQVEGDPQDAELEPLRRGVRLKDGVTLPAEVVRIDAPDLWPRNPPIRMRKSVPDSWLQITIREGRNRQVRRMTAAVGLPTLRLVRWSIGEWTVAGIAPGAFTEITA; this is encoded by the coding sequence ATGGCCCGGCTGCTGCTGTTCAACAAACCCTTCGAGGTGCTCTCGCAATTCACCGACCGGGGATCGCCCACCACACGCGCGACCTTGTCGGATTTCATTGCGGTCAAGGGCGTCTATCCCGCCGGACGGCTCGACCGGGACAGTGAGGGCCTGCTGCTTTTGACCGATGACGGGCGGCTGCAGGCGCGCATTGCCGATCCGCGTTTCAAGCTGCCCAAGACCTATCTTGTGCAGGTCGAAGGCGATCCGCAGGACGCTGAACTGGAGCCTTTGCGGCGGGGCGTCCGGCTGAAGGACGGAGTGACCCTGCCGGCCGAAGTCGTCCGCATCGATGCGCCGGACCTGTGGCCGCGCAATCCGCCGATCCGCATGCGCAAGTCCGTTCCCGATAGCTGGCTGCAAATAACCATCCGGGAAGGCCGCAACCGGCAGGTGCGCCGCATGACAGCGGCGGTGGGCTTGCCCACCTTGCGGCTGGTGCGCTGGTCGATCGGCGAATGGACTGTCGCCGGAATTGCGCCCGGCGCGTTTACGGAAATAACTGCATGA
- a CDS encoding 23S rRNA (adenine(2030)-N(6))-methyltransferase RlmJ, with translation MNYRHSFHAGNSADVVKHCLLIALVGALQEKPSALTLIDTHAGCGLYDLSGDEARRTGEANAGVLRAFADASPLLDDYRAAVRAVNDAAEPQLYPGSPHILAQLLREQDGLILNEKHPEDARFLRGAMRGMPAAIHERDAYELWLALLPTRSPRGVVLVDPPYEQTDERARITATLAAAHRKWAHGVTVIWYPLKDRSVHEDWKRKLARLGIPKFLSVEHWLYDADQPGIYNGAGLFIINPPYAFTQALPPRLEALRAALAPEGHRGEITADWVSK, from the coding sequence ATGAATTATCGTCATTCCTTCCATGCCGGCAACAGCGCCGATGTCGTGAAGCACTGCCTGCTGATCGCGCTGGTGGGGGCCCTGCAAGAAAAGCCTTCCGCGCTGACACTGATCGATACCCATGCCGGCTGTGGACTGTATGACCTTAGCGGCGATGAAGCCCGGCGCACCGGAGAGGCGAACGCGGGCGTGCTGCGCGCCTTTGCCGATGCGAGCCCCTTGCTTGATGACTACCGCGCTGCAGTGCGGGCGGTGAATGACGCTGCGGAGCCGCAGCTCTACCCCGGAAGCCCACACATTCTCGCGCAATTGCTGCGAGAGCAGGATGGCTTGATCCTCAACGAAAAACATCCCGAGGATGCCCGCTTCCTGCGCGGCGCGATGCGCGGCATGCCTGCCGCCATTCACGAGCGCGACGCCTACGAGCTTTGGCTGGCGCTACTGCCGACCCGAAGTCCGCGCGGTGTGGTGTTGGTCGACCCGCCCTACGAGCAGACGGACGAACGCGCCCGGATCACAGCCACCCTCGCCGCTGCTCACCGCAAATGGGCGCATGGGGTTACGGTGATCTGGTATCCGCTGAAAGACCGCTCAGTGCATGAAGACTGGAAGCGGAAGCTCGCCAGGCTCGGCATCCCGAAATTCCTGAGCGTGGAGCATTGGCTCTACGATGCCGATCAGCCCGGCATCTATAACGGAGCGGGCCTCTTCATCATCAACCCGCCTTACGCCTTCACGCAAGCTCTCCCACCAAGGCTTGAAGCCCTGCGCGCCGCGCTGGCGCCCGAGGGGCATCGGGGCGAGATTACAGCCGATTGGGTGAGCAAATAG
- a CDS encoding alpha/beta hydrolase, which produces MTLSSPSVIDEYCNKKGVSMRIIELARRLIAALVAGLSTVAAAADPAVIHANRVGSRPYTEGFIGKGDDRIHYVSTGEGPPVILVHGFPSFWYAWFDQMEAFGACRRMIAIDAPGAGLSGRPARDADYRVARIARQLDRTIAALAPGQKVTLVGHDWGGALAWSYALWKPQRLDRLAVFSAPPYDLFLEMLADDQAQRAASVYVPRLQALNRESIERLKVPSTLFETAYGRAISEGVLTAEEGELFRGALSDPAAIDAGVAWYRANIPPFDAISPRGGWPRRAGTITMPVLLIEGSEDKTFAPTLAKRARAKAENLTTAMLPGVGHWTPFEDPQAANALLGAFLGLPDGRCPGS; this is translated from the coding sequence GTGACATTAAGCTCTCCCTCTGTTATTGACGAATATTGCAATAAAAAGGGGGTGTCAATGCGGATCATTGAGCTGGCGCGGCGCTTGATTGCTGCCTTGGTCGCCGGACTGTCAACGGTGGCGGCTGCCGCAGATCCCGCAGTCATTCATGCCAACCGCGTCGGCAGCCGCCCCTATACCGAAGGTTTCATCGGCAAGGGCGATGACCGCATTCACTATGTCTCTACGGGTGAGGGCCCGCCCGTGATACTCGTCCACGGCTTTCCCAGCTTCTGGTATGCATGGTTTGACCAGATGGAGGCCTTCGGCGCGTGCCGGAGAATGATCGCCATCGATGCGCCAGGAGCAGGCCTTTCGGGCCGTCCGGCGCGCGATGCTGACTACCGGGTGGCACGCATCGCGCGGCAGCTTGACCGCACGATTGCGGCGCTGGCACCGGGTCAGAAAGTCACGCTGGTGGGCCATGACTGGGGCGGCGCGCTGGCGTGGTCCTATGCACTGTGGAAACCGCAGCGGCTCGATCGGCTCGCCGTATTCAGCGCGCCGCCTTATGACCTGTTTCTCGAAATGCTGGCTGACGACCAGGCGCAGCGTGCCGCCTCGGTTTACGTCCCGCGCCTACAGGCGCTCAACCGTGAGAGCATTGAGCGGCTGAAAGTACCGTCAACCCTGTTCGAAACCGCCTATGGCCGCGCAATCTCGGAAGGTGTATTGACCGCCGAGGAAGGCGAGTTGTTCCGCGGCGCGCTGTCCGACCCGGCAGCGATCGACGCCGGTGTTGCTTGGTACCGCGCCAATATCCCGCCCTTTGATGCCATAAGTCCCCGCGGCGGGTGGCCCAGGCGCGCCGGCACCATAACCATGCCGGTGCTGTTGATCGAGGGAAGCGAGGACAAGACTTTTGCTCCCACCCTCGCCAAGCGGGCCCGCGCTAAGGCAGAAAACCTCACCACAGCAATGCTCCCGGGCGTGGGCCACTGGACCCCTTTCGAGGACCCGCAGGCTGCCAACGCCCTGCTCGGCGCGTTCCTTGGCTTGCCGGACGGGCGCTGTCCGGGGAGTTAA